In Athene noctua chromosome 8, bAthNoc1.hap1.1, whole genome shotgun sequence, a genomic segment contains:
- the STRIT1 gene encoding sarcoplasmic/endoplasmic reticulum calcium ATPase regulator DWORF produces the protein MAEPAQVPLSRLVVPILLAVGWIVGCALMVYIVFS, from the coding sequence CCCAAGTCCCACTTTCACGTCTCGTTGTACCCATCCTCCTCGCAGTTGGCTGGATCGTGGGTTGTGCACTAATGGTTTACATTGTCTTCTCTTGA